The sequence ATATTATTCAGCACAAAGATGGAGGTCAATGCTGGCCTCTTCAGGAACCGAGATATAGTGTTAACTGTGGAAATTACAGTGGAGATGATATCGACTTTTTGGCACGCTGGGGTTAAATTCGGCTCGATAAAATAATATAGGAAATGTCTCACAAGTAAAGTGTTCAAGGATCACCTGTTCTGGGTCGGTTGACTCCTCAACCCTGGGTTTCGACCCAGGGATCGTACCTTCGCCCATGCGCCAGTTGCCGTCACCCAATGTGATGAGCATTGAGCTCATTGCATCAGCGACATCAGGGATCTGCTCAAGGTAATTCGTAGCCTAGAGTTGTGTCAACTTTTCGGGACATCAGATGGTTGGCGCAGAAAGTGGCTATACCATGACTGTCACATCCGCGATGCCTGTGCCGATTTCTCCTCGACCAGGGGCAGCAGTAGGAGGCGACATTGCTGGGGTTTTGATCTCGAGTAGGAGTTCTGGGAAGCTACGAATGCATACTCCCTTCAACGAATGGATCCCTGTACTAAGGTCATTGTCCTTCCTTCCTGTACGTCGTAGCATTATATCCGTGTAACGATCTTGTGACTGGGATAAAGATGAGTAGATTGCTAATGCCATAAAGATATTGCTTTGGAGGCTTTTCTTGACCAAAGAGCTTAGAGTTGAGAGAGACGATGAGAATACAGAAACCAGAGGTCGGGTAATGATCTCAAATGAATCCTTGATAAAGTCTCGGCCAGGTAGCAATGCACACTTCTGTAATGTCTTGTATTCTGCCTATGTACAGTAGGTTTGGAAAGGGTCAAAATTTGAGAATAACGTTAGGGTCATGAACTCACATCGGCCAAGATCAACAACCCTTCCACCCATATCCCAAATTCGCGTCCGATTGCTATCCGGTCCGTGCCAGTATCGGCGGCAGCTAGAATCCGTCTCACACCACCATCCACGGCCTTCTTACACCACTGGCTACGCATATCTGCATATCCTGCCTGGGCTTCCTGTATCACCGCTAGGATCGCGGCGGCACCTGGGTGTGAAGGATGAGTAGTCGGGGTTGGTGATTTGCGTAATGCATCCACAACTGGGCCTAACTTGGTCATGGTATTCTCATCGAGTGTTGGGAGAGCATCTGGAGATTGTAGATAGTTTGTAGGGTCAACGGCTGGTCGTGATGTGGCCTCTGCAACAATCTTGGTGTATAGTTGGCATAGTTTCTTTGCCCCCGTCTCCACCAGACGCGACTAGAGTTGAGAGCTTCACCACACAACCTAAAGATTCGCCATATTACAATGCTTACCGTTTCTTTAGAGCGTGGGTCGCCGCTCTGAAATGCTATATTTGCGTTCAACCGTTCTAGAGCATCGACATACAAGTGAAGCTGACCCGACTTGGGCCTAAAAGCCCATCTCAGATTTGCACGTCTCTCGCACTAGATCACTCACCCTTTGAGAACTAGATTTTCTTCTGCGACCACATCTTGCTTTTGGCTTGCCATCGAATTGATGGACTCCATAGTACGATCAATGTCTGCCCTTCTACATTAGTTCTTCCCTGACCCTGACACAACAAGCTCAGCCTACTTGTCGCGAGTCGCGTCAGCGATTGTGTTGCACTATGAAGTGGTCTGATAGTCTTCTCTAGTTTGACAAGACGCGAATCAAACTTGGCTAGAATACCTGTGAGGGTTCCCTTCAGTCGTGAGTGGAAGGAGCCATATCTATTTCACTAACCAGTCATTTGCCTAGAAATATCTGAGGTCTTTTTCAAGTGTTGCTCAAGCTTTTGAGATTTATTTAAGATACAAATGTGCAGTTGGTCAAATAGCAAACATACCAACTCAATGTCTGCCATTTCGTCCTCCATTGTTCACGCGTGTATGTATCTGGGTTATTATTAGTCTAAACTTTCTCGGGATAATATGTTAGTATTCTCCAAAAGAGAACTCTCAGTTGCAAGCAATAGATTTGGATTTCCTTCGGTCGTGGTGGTCAAGTGAGCGTTTCGTTTCCAAACGCAATTACCAGATTCGAATTAATTAGATAGCGATTGATCGGGTTGAGATTGTCACCGAAGCATCCCAGGCTAACCACCACACGCAGGTCGTTCTGAGTCCTTTGATCGAGGCTTCTGTTTGCTACGTATAGATGGAAATTGATTCTTAGACGTGTTTCGACATCGCGATACATTCTACGTGATATTATCAATACCTTTATGCCAAAGCACCTTGTATCTCTTGGACTTTTTATCTTGGACGAGTTTGACTTCTTGGATGCAACAGGGAAGCCTACAGGGAAAATAATTCCTGTTCAAGTAGGCTTGTATTTCACGGAAATATCTATGAAGGTTGATGTTCACCGACGATGACATACATTCATAGATCGGAGGCGGCACTTACACGGCTATCGGCGCCCGTATATGGTATGGCAAAGTATTCTTTTCATAACGCGAATCCAAATGACATTTGCCTTTAAGGCTACCTGCTTCAAAAATTGGCCAGATTGTAGACCGTGGATTCGACTTTCCGCCCACAGTCCAGCAGGAGTTGAATCACTATGGCTTAGATATGTGGCACTTTCGTGACCAGCCCAATAACAAAACAACTAGAGCGGTAAATCGATATACGGGAGATACAAGAGAGTGAGCGGTTCATCATACGTGGTCCTTACTTCAATTATATTCCGTTTGTTTCAGATTCATATATCTTACTCCTCGGATCCGACTCACGCCCAAGGATTTAATCGGAACGCCACTTGAATCACCCAGCCAGATTCACTTTGTCTGCTCGCCAGCTCGGGCGTCTCAGATAATGCGGGATGTAGATCAATACGGCATAGAGGGCTGGAAGCCGTTTACGATCTACGAGCCGATTCCCGTAAGCCTTTTATACACTCCGCCCTCACATTACTTCCTACCCATCGTTTTAATGATATAGGCCTCATGCATCCCCGAAGAGCTACCATCATTGAGAAAGATTCTTCATCAAATAGATATCCTCAGCCCAAATGCAGAGGAAGCATTAGGATTCCTTTCTATTAACAAGTCTGGAATCAATGATCCAGGAGTAATTGAGCTCGCAGCAGCTCGGTTCTTGTCTTTTGGAATTAGTA comes from Rhizoctonia solani chromosome 4, complete sequence and encodes:
- a CDS encoding exocyst complex protein exo70 produces the protein MEDEMADIELLEQHLKKTSDISRQMTGILAKFDSRLVKLEKTIRPLHSATQSLTRLATNIDRTMESINSMASQKQDVVAEENLVLKGPKSGQLHLYVDALERLNANIAFQSGDPRSKETSRLVETGAKKLCQLYTKIVAEATSRPAVDPTNYLQSPDALPTLDENTMTKLGPVVDALRKSPTPTTHPSHPGAAAILAVIQEAQAGYADMRSQWCKKAVDGGVRRILAAADTGTDRIAIGREFGIWVEGLLILADAEYKTLQKCALLPGRDFIKDSFEIITRPLVSVFSSSLSTLSSLVKKSLQSNIFMALAIYSSLSQSQDRYTDIMLRRTGRKDNDLSTGIHSLKGVCIRSFPELLLEIKTPAMSPPTAAPGRGEIGTGIADVTVMATNYLEQIPDVADAMSSMLITLGDGNWRMGEGTIPGSKPRVEESTDPEQVILEHFTSCQKVDIISTVISTVNTISRFLKRPALTSIFVLNNISYLRDRVLLAPRTNVDALLSAPTQDVLNSSYRSSKAAYFDTNFTTLLSCLTDDAKDKKAGIKDKFARFYEALEEIAERHRYARVLADDDEGREKIQEELVRLVIPALQRFTQKHRDKEFSKNPSKYIKLSAEEVERQLRGLYK
- a CDS encoding PfkB family carbohydrate kinase encodes the protein MPKHLVSLGLFILDEFDFLDATGKPTGKIIPVQIGGGTYTAIGARIWLPASKIGQIVDRGFDFPPTVQQELNHYGLDMWHFRDQPNNKTTRAVNRYTGDTREFIYLTPRIRLTPKDLIGTPLESPSQIHFVCSPARASQIMRDVDQYGIEGWKPFTIYEPIPASCIPEELPSLRKILHQIDILSPNAEEALGFLSINKSGINDPGVIELAAARFLSFGISRDASGYVVIRCGAMGAYGATLEAGTVKGWWTPAYWTPEDKDAVVDVTGAGNAFLGGLSAGLYLTNGDVREAMLYATISAGYTIQQVGLPRVEYRAPEGEEFWNRDSPKERLALLKHRSA